One Solanum stenotomum isolate F172 unplaced genomic scaffold, ASM1918654v1 scaffold3345, whole genome shotgun sequence genomic window carries:
- the LOC125852297 gene encoding cellulose synthase A catalytic subunit 5 [UDP-forming]-like, which produces MATMDTSGRLIAGSHIRNEFVLIKADEFGRVESVHALSARMCQICGDELEITDGELFVACNECAFPVCRLCYEYERREGNQACPQCKTRYKRIKGSPRVEGDEEEDDIDDIEHEFDYGIGILRQGSGPVSFVYGGSGHAGSYENGSSSRQGSSTDGMEIPLLTYGEEDSQISSNQHALIVPPSNGFGNGVYLNRHTESSVSLLPRPMVPEKDIALYGYGSVSWKDRMEDWKKKQNENLLVVKHQGDGGGSFHGDYPYLPTMDEGRQPLSRKLPISSSKINPYRILIILRLTILGLFFHYRILHPVNDAIGLWLTSVVCEIWFAASWILDQFPKWCPIVRETYLDRLSLRYEKEGKPSELAPIDIFVSTVDPLKEPPLITANTVLSILAVDYPVDKVTCYVSDDGAAMLTFEALSETSNFARKWVPFCKKYNIEPRAPEWYFSLKMDYLKNKVHPAFVRERRAMKREYEEFKVSINSLVATAQKVPEDGWTMQDGTVWPGNNVRDHPGMIQVLMGHDGVHDVEGDDLPRLVYVSREKRPGFDHHKKAGAMNALMRVSAVISNAPFLLNVDCDHYINNSKALREAMCFLMDPISGKKICYVQFPQRFDGIDCHDRYSNRNVVFFDINMKGLDGIQGPIYVGTGCVFRRHALYGYDAPAKKKRPSKTCNCLPKLCSCCCCFRSKTNKKGKTKKEKKPKHWEASSQIHALETIEEGVEEANVDSRPTSQVKLEKRFGQSSVFVASTLLENGGVPKEASASSLLQEAVHVICCGYEDKTEWGKEVGWIYGSVTEDILTGFKMHCHGWRSVYCMPQLPAFKGSAPINLSDRLHQVLRWALGSVEILLSKHCPIWYGYGGGLKWLERLSYINSVVYPLTSIPLIVYCSLPAICLITGKFIVPEISNYASIIFIALFISIAATGILEMQWGGVGIDDWWRNEQFWVIGGASAHFFALFQGLFKVLAGVETRFTVTTKAGDDGEFSELYMFKWTSLLIPPTTLLIVNIVGVVVGISDAINNGYDSWGPLFGRLFFALWVIIHLYPFLKGLMGRQERTPTIVIVWSILLASVLTLLWVRVNPFVSKDGPLLEVCGLDCDD; this is translated from the exons ATGGCGACGATGGACACTAGTGGAAGGCTTATTGCTGGTTCTCACATTAGAAATGAGTTTGTGCTTATCAAAGCTGATGAATTTGGAAGG GTAGAGTCTGTGCATGCGCTCAGTGCACGAATGTGCCAGATTTGTGGGGATGAACTTGAGATTACTGATGGAGAGCTGTTTGTTGCCTGCAATGAATGTGCTTTCCCTGTTTGTAGACTTTGctatgagtatgaaagaagagaAGGAAACCAAGCTTGTCCTCAGTGCAAAACTAGATACAAGCGGATTAAAG GTAGTCCGCGTGTTGAGGGTGATGAGGAAGAAGATGATATTGATGACATAGAGCACGAGTTTGATTATGGCATTGGGATTTTACGCCAAGGTTCAGGTCCAGTTTCCTTTGTTTATGGCGGAAGTGGTCATGCTGGATCATATGAAAATGGCTCGTCCTCGAGACAAGGTTCATCAACTGatggtatggaaatacctcttTTGACCTATGGTGAAGAG GATTCTCAGATTTCTTCCAATCAGCATGCTCTCATAGTGCCTCCATCGAATGGCTTTGGAAATGGGGTTTATCTAAATCGTCATACTGAGTCATCGGTATCCT TGCTTCCGAGGCCAATGGTTCCAGAGAAAGACATTGCGCTATATGGCTATGGAAGTGTTTCTTGGAAGGACAGAATGGAAGACTGGAAGAAAAAGCAGAATGAGAATCTCCTGGTGGTCAAGCATCAAGGAGATGGTGGTGGGAGCTTTCATGGGGATTATCCTTATTTGCCTAC GATGGATGAAGGAAGGCAGCCACTGTCAAGAAAGTTGCCCATATCTTCAAGCAAGATTAACCCGTACAGAATTCTAATCATACTCCGTCTCACAATTCTTGGCCTCTTCTTCCATTATAGAATTCTTCATCCGGTAAATGATGCAATTGGCCTGTGGTTGACATCAGTTGTTTGTGAGATATGGTTTGCTGCTTCATGGATTCTTGATCAGTTCCCAAAGTGGTGCCCTATAGTTAGAGAAACATACCTTGATCGGCTTTCACTCAG GtatgaaaaagaaggaaagccTTCAGAGTTAGCTCCTATTGACATTTTTGTCAGCACAGTCGATCCCTTGAAAGAGCCACCATTAATCACTGCAAACACTGTTCTATCCATTCTTGCTGTGGATTATCCAGTGGACAAAGTTACATGCTATGTGTCAGATGATGGTGCAGCAATGCTTACTTTTGAAGCCCTTTCTGAGACATCTAACTTTGCGAGAAAATGGGTCCCTTTCTGCAAGAAGTATAATATTGAACCTCGTGCTCCAGAATGGTATTTTTCACTAAAGATGGACTATCTGAAAAATAAAGTTCATCCTGCATTTGTAAGGGAACGGCGTGCCATGAAG AGAGAATATGAAGAGTTTAAAGTCAGTATAAATAGTCTTGTGGCAACTGCTCAAAAGGTTCCTGAGGACGGTTGGACAATGCAGGATGGCACAGTATGGCCCGGGAACAATGTCCGAGACCATCCTGGTATGATCCAG GTATTAATGGGTCATGATGGTGTCCACGATGTTGAAGGAGATGATTTACCTCGCCTGGTTTATGTTTCCCGTGAAAAGAGGCCTGGGTTTGATCACCATAAAAAAGCAGGCGCCATGAATGCTTTG ATGAGGGTTTCAGCTGTCATATCAAATGCTCCTTTCTTGTTAAATGTTGATTGTGATCACTACATCAACAATAGCAAGGCATTGAGGGAAGCCATGTGTTTCTTGATGGACCCCATTTCAGGAAAGAAAATCTGCTATGTGCAGTTTCCACAAAGGTTTGATGGGATTGATTGTCATGACAGATACTCAAACAGAAATGTTGTGTTCTTTGAT ATTAACATGAAAGGTTTGGATGGTATACAAGGACCAATATATGTTGGTACGGGGTGTGTTTTCAGAAGGCATGCACTTTATGGATATGATGCTCCTGCCAAGAAGAAGCGACCTAGCAAGACCTGCAACTGCTTGCCAAAATTGTGCTCTTGCTGTTGCTGTTTCAGATCGAAAAcgaacaagaaagggaaaacaaagaaagagaagaagccAAAGCACTGGGAGGCATCAAGTCAAATACATGCTCTTGAAACCATTGAAGAAGGAGTTGAAG AAGCTAATGTGGATTCACGCCCGACGTCCCAAGTGAAACTAGAGAAAAGATTTGGGCAGTCTTCTGTTTTTGTTGCCTCAACACTTCTAGAAAATGGTGGTGTTCCAAAGGAAGCCAGTGCCTCATCACTTTTGCAGGAAGCCGTTCATGTTATATGCTGTGGTTATGAAGATAAAACAGAATGGGGGAAGGAG GTTGGCTGGATTTATGGCTCTGTCACAGAAGATATCTTGACTGGATTCAAGATGCATTGCCATGGATGGAGGTCCGTGTATTGTATGCCTCAGCTTCCTGCTTTCAAGGGTTCAGCCCCTATAAATCTTTCAGACCGTCTCCATCAGGTTCTAAGATGGGCGCTGGGATCAGTTGAAATTTTGTTGAGCAAGCATTGCCCGATCTGGTATGGCTATGGTGGTGGATTGAAGTGGCTGGAGCGGCTCTCTTACATAAACTCTGTTGTGTATCCTTTGACTTCCATTCCCTTGATTGTCTACTGTTCCTTGCCGGCTATCTGCCTTATCACTGGAAAATTCATTGTTCCTGAG ATCAGTAATTATGCCAGCATTATATTCATCGCGCTCTTCATCTCTATTGCTGCCACCGGTATCCTTGAGATGCAGTGGGGTGGTGTTGGTATAGATGATTGGTGGAGAAATGAGCAGTTTTGGGTTATTGGAGGTGCTTCTGCACACTTTTTTGCTCTCTTTCAAGGATTGTTCAAGGTTTTAGCTGGTGTGGAAACAAGATTCACTGTCACCACCAAAGCAGGTGACGATGGAGAATTTTCGGAGCTCTATATGTTCAAGTGGACATCATTATTGATCCCACCAACGACTTTGCTAATAGTGAACATAGTTGGGGTTGTGGTTGGTATCTCGGATGCAATAAACAACGGTTATGACTCTTGGGGACCCCTATTTGGTAGGCTATTCTTTGCCTTGTGGGTTATTATTCATCTCTACCCATTCCTCAAAGGATTGATGGGAAGGCAAGAACGAACCCCAACCATAGTCATCGTATGGTCTATTCTTCTTGCTTCAGTCTTGACATTATTGTGGGTACGAGTCAATCCGTTTGTCTCAAAAGATGGTCCTCTCCTAGAAGTCTGCGGATTGGATTGTGACGATTGA
- the LOC125852306 gene encoding uncharacterized protein LOC125852306, whose amino-acid sequence MDMKEQRMDFKSIMKEAEFLGSAHMTWKEKKELENRKVVALGGKPQKKQRLPLSVARVMMKKQKEREEKMQEENLVLGRFGGASSSRKAAGRRRPEDRVLKSTEGNFRNGVLDVKQLLKPSAPKASFDDGKKSFSSGKGRKKKKGGKKNKGKKNKGGGPGKKRH is encoded by the exons ATGGACATGAAGGAACAAAGGATGGATTTTAAGTCGATAATGAAGGAGGCTGAATTTCTGG GCTCCGCGCATATGACATGGAAGGAAAAAAAGGAGCTGGAGAACAGGAAAGTAGTTGCGCTTGGTGGGAAG CCTCAGAAGAAACAGAGATTACCACTTAGTGTAGCACGAGTAATGATGAAGAAACAGAAGGAAAGGGAGGAGAAAATGCAAGAAGAG AATTTGGTACTTGGACGATTTGGGGGAGCTAGTAGTTCAAGAAAAGCAGCAGGACGGCGCAGACCAGAGGATAGGGTGCTGAAATCAACTGAAGGTAACTTCAGAAACGGTGTGCTTGATGTTAAACAGTTGCTAAAACCTTCTGCGCCTAAAGCATCATTTGATGATGGGAAGAAGTCTTTTTCTTCGGGTAAagggaggaagaagaaaaagggagGTAAAAAGAACAAAGGCAAGAAGAACAAAGGTGGTGGTCCTGGTAAGAAGCGCCATTAA